One region of Diabrotica undecimpunctata isolate CICGRU chromosome 6, icDiaUnde3, whole genome shotgun sequence genomic DNA includes:
- the Cdk4 gene encoding cyclin-dependent kinase 4 isoform X1, which produces MVYTTAEKYNLLHKMSADEPSYEPLNRIGRGAYGTVYKARDRKTGNLVALKRVCVHLTEDGISLNTLREISLLRQVNSFDHPNIVRLLDVCHGQQMEKELIMYLVFEHVEQDLATYIERHPSGFSSVHIRNLCKEILMGVDFLHSIRVIHRDLKPQNLLVTHDGHIKLADFGLAKIYDCEMQLTSVVVTLWYRAPEVLLGLAYATPVDIWSIGCIMVELYNLKPLFCGTSDGDQLSKIFRVIGKPSEDEWPEESVSIKWESFNVINQIRIDQISPTMCETVCDLITKMLVFDPKKRLTALDALSHKYFTEEPLNT; this is translated from the exons ATGGTGTACACTACAGCTGAGAA gTATAATTTGTTACACAAAATGTCAGCAGATGAACCTTCATATGAACCACTCAATAGAATAGGAAGAG gTGCTTATGGAACAGTGTACAAAGCTAGGGACAGAAAAACGGGAAACCTTGTAGCCTTGAAACGAGTATGTGTACATTTAACAGAAGATGGCATATCATTAAACACCTTAAGAGAAATCTCCTTACTGCGACAAGTAAACTCCTTTGATCATCCAAACATTGTTCGTCTTTTGGATGTGTGTCATGGACAACAAATGGAAAAAGAACTGATAATGTATTTG GTATTTGAACATGTGGAACAAGACTTGGCAACATACATAGAGAGACATCCAAGTGGATTCAGTTCAGTACATATCAGAAATttatgtaaagaaatactaaTGGGTGTGGATTTTTTACACAGCATCCGAGTCATCCATAGAGATCTGAAGCCTCAAAACTTGTTGGTCACTCATGATGGACATATCAAATTGGCAGACTTTGGTTTGGCCAAGATCTACGATTGTGAAATGCAGCTGACGTCAGTA GTGGTTACGCTATGGTACAGAGCACCTGAAGTTTTACTGGGTCTGGCTTATGCTACACCAGTAGACATTTGGTCCATTGGTTGTATTATGGTGGAACTTTATAATTTGAAACCACTTTTCTGTGGTACTTCCGATGGCGATCAGCTCAGCAAAATCTTTAG GGTGATAGGTAAACCGTCCGAGGATGAGTGGCCCGAGGAGAGCGTTTCCATAAAATGGGAATCTTTCAATGTTATAAATCAAATTAGGATTGACCAAATATCACCCACTATGTGTGAAACTGTATGTGATTTGATAACG AAAATGCTCGTTTTTGATCCAAAGAAGAGACTGACTGCGTTGGATGCTTTAAGCCACAAGTATTTCACTGAAGAACCGCTAAATACGTAA
- the Cdk4 gene encoding cyclin-dependent kinase 4 isoform X2, with product MSADEPSYEPLNRIGRGAYGTVYKARDRKTGNLVALKRVCVHLTEDGISLNTLREISLLRQVNSFDHPNIVRLLDVCHGQQMEKELIMYLVFEHVEQDLATYIERHPSGFSSVHIRNLCKEILMGVDFLHSIRVIHRDLKPQNLLVTHDGHIKLADFGLAKIYDCEMQLTSVVVTLWYRAPEVLLGLAYATPVDIWSIGCIMVELYNLKPLFCGTSDGDQLSKIFRVIGKPSEDEWPEESVSIKWESFNVINQIRIDQISPTMCETVCDLITKMLVFDPKKRLTALDALSHKYFTEEPLNT from the exons ATGTCAGCAGATGAACCTTCATATGAACCACTCAATAGAATAGGAAGAG gTGCTTATGGAACAGTGTACAAAGCTAGGGACAGAAAAACGGGAAACCTTGTAGCCTTGAAACGAGTATGTGTACATTTAACAGAAGATGGCATATCATTAAACACCTTAAGAGAAATCTCCTTACTGCGACAAGTAAACTCCTTTGATCATCCAAACATTGTTCGTCTTTTGGATGTGTGTCATGGACAACAAATGGAAAAAGAACTGATAATGTATTTG GTATTTGAACATGTGGAACAAGACTTGGCAACATACATAGAGAGACATCCAAGTGGATTCAGTTCAGTACATATCAGAAATttatgtaaagaaatactaaTGGGTGTGGATTTTTTACACAGCATCCGAGTCATCCATAGAGATCTGAAGCCTCAAAACTTGTTGGTCACTCATGATGGACATATCAAATTGGCAGACTTTGGTTTGGCCAAGATCTACGATTGTGAAATGCAGCTGACGTCAGTA GTGGTTACGCTATGGTACAGAGCACCTGAAGTTTTACTGGGTCTGGCTTATGCTACACCAGTAGACATTTGGTCCATTGGTTGTATTATGGTGGAACTTTATAATTTGAAACCACTTTTCTGTGGTACTTCCGATGGCGATCAGCTCAGCAAAATCTTTAG GGTGATAGGTAAACCGTCCGAGGATGAGTGGCCCGAGGAGAGCGTTTCCATAAAATGGGAATCTTTCAATGTTATAAATCAAATTAGGATTGACCAAATATCACCCACTATGTGTGAAACTGTATGTGATTTGATAACG AAAATGCTCGTTTTTGATCCAAAGAAGAGACTGACTGCGTTGGATGCTTTAAGCCACAAGTATTTCACTGAAGAACCGCTAAATACGTAA